Proteins encoded in a region of the Pieris rapae chromosome 12, ilPieRapa1.1, whole genome shotgun sequence genome:
- the LOC110998509 gene encoding uncharacterized protein LOC110998509, producing the protein MFKVLVLYLSLTFCVTIVHGVCGDSIRWSHRVNIDDIYGVWYGVGYAQHNPDMTNRPDEIGCVSLYISDAENEVISENFFDATLPIRNYTDQNWRSTKSNPWSGNALAGSWLDIRLRRRDKRDLFGQKRVRVLWDEDGHTMEQIYLYYPEEPGFWTAETMSTWEREMKAKGVEIWYPDDPPRHPDVIKLLKVTPDTLILNHCSEIGDGGIFSLILRRSPSRVERWEWYEYKRQFYTFDLPNVYRYNAICAGCKSTNSIILFSVCLLLRQL; encoded by the exons ATGTTCAAAGTGCTGGTTCTATACTTGAGTTTAACCTTTTGTGTCACTATAGTTCATGGAGTCTGTGGTGACAGCATTCGGTGGTCGCACAGAGTAAACATAGATGATATTTATGGAGTCTGGTATGGAGTTGGTTATGCCCAGCACAATCCAGATATGACTAATCGGCCCGATGAAATTGGTTGTGTTAGTTTGTACATTTCAGATGCTGAAAACGAAGTAATCAGTGAGAACTTCTTCGATGCTACA cttCCAATCAGAAACTATACAGATCAAAACTGGAGATCAACTAAAAGCAATCCCTGGTCGGGAAATGCATTGGCTGGTTCCTGGTTGGATATTAGACTAAGGAGGCGAGATAAAAGAGATCTATTCGGACAAAAAAGAGTACGTGTGCTATGGGATGAGGATGGTCACACTATGGAGCAAATCTATCTTTATTATCCTGAGGAACCGGGATTTTGGACGGCCGAAACAATGTCAACGTGGGAAAGAGAAATGAAGGCCAAAGGTGTAG AAATTTGGTATCCCGACGACCCACCTCGACATCCAGACGTGATAAAGCTTTTGAAAGTGACTCCCGATACCCTCATCCTGAACCACTGTTCCGAAATTGGGGATGGTGGTATCTTCTCCTTAATACTGCGGCGATCCCCGTCAAGGGTCGAGAGATGGGAGTGGTATGAGTATAAGCGACAATTCTACACTTTTGACCTACCAAACGTCTATCGCTATAATGCCATATGTGCTGGTTGTAAAAGCACTAATTCCATAATATTATTCTCAGTTTGTTTACTTTTAAGACAATTGTAA
- the LOC110998482 gene encoding uncharacterized protein LOC110998482 isoform X1 translates to MEFILLFTFIGLAQCYGNNNNYFENHKYCDDLSPYYGYIDLDQISGIWYGVEKIPHVKGEYRVEHTNECFYIDIKELYIQPTPPTPYPPLTNSPYVNKAYGLPEQYRIRHFVLEWHEGLWQDDYHIKVNTSHKGFWPTDVPNGSVETMYRFFGGVIQVLKVSHNHLVLNFCMRLPHSQMYSVVLARNENQLTPEDLASIHNIFSMKNLSTSSLKRVCENSASNLNFSFYSMIACIFIFLRSQ, encoded by the exons ATggagtttattttgttatttacctTTATAGGGTTAGCTCAGTGttatggaaataataataattatttcgagAATCACAAATACTGCGATGATCTGTCACCATATTATGGATATATTGACTTGGACCAAATTTCTGGTATTTGGTATGGTGTCGAAAAAATACCACACGTAAAAGGGGAATATAGGGTCGAACACACAAATGAATGTTTCTACATTGACATAAAGGAGTTATATATTCAG CCCACGCCGCCCACGCCCTACCCGCCCTTGACGAACTCGCCCTACGTAAATAAGGCTTATGGACTCCCTGAACAATACAGGATCAGGCATTTTGTACTTGAGTGGCATGAAGGCCTATGGCAAGATGATTATCACATCAAAGTCAACACTTCACACAAAGGATTCTGGCCCACTGACGTGCCAAACggat ctGTGGAGACCATGTACAGATTCTTCGGGGGAGTGATACAAGTACTGAAAGTGTCACACAATCATCTCGTCCTTAACTTTTGCATGAGACTGCCACACTCTCAAATGTACAGTGTTGTTCTTGCCAGAAACGAAAACCAATTAACGCCTGAAGATCTTGCcagtatacataatatattttctatgaaaaatCTTTCCACCTCTTCATTAAAACGAGTCTGTGAAAATTCAGCTTCCAACCTGAATTTCTCATTTTATTCTATGattgcatgtatttttatatttttgagatCGCAATAA
- the LOC110998482 gene encoding uncharacterized protein LOC110998482 isoform X2 has translation MRLIILTLVTLVSAVHRRFCPNLHPVHDFDEEAVLGLWYIHEYIYHDLNETKTDYNPYCPIVQIRKFEDYVHGGLITKDLPTPPTPYPPLTNSPYVNKAYGLPEQYRIRHFVLEWHEGLWQDDYHIKVNTSHKGFWPTDVPNGSVETMYRFFGGVIQVLKVSHNHLVLNFCMRLPHSQMYSVVLARNENQLTPEDLASIHNIFSMKNLSTSSLKRVCENSASNLNFSFYSMIACIFIFLRSQ, from the exons atgcgtttaattatattaacgtTAGTAACGCTCGTGTCCGCTGTGCATAGGCGATTCTGTCCTAACCTGCATCCTGTACATGATTTCGACGAAGAAGCTGTTCTCGGTTTGTGGTATATTCACGAGTATATTTATCAcgatttaaatgaaactaagaCAGATTATAATCCGTATTGTCCTATTGTACAAATACGAAAGTTTGAAGATTATGTCCATGGTGGACTGATTACTAAAGATCTT CCCACGCCGCCCACGCCCTACCCGCCCTTGACGAACTCGCCCTACGTAAATAAGGCTTATGGACTCCCTGAACAATACAGGATCAGGCATTTTGTACTTGAGTGGCATGAAGGCCTATGGCAAGATGATTATCACATCAAAGTCAACACTTCACACAAAGGATTCTGGCCCACTGACGTGCCAAACggat ctGTGGAGACCATGTACAGATTCTTCGGGGGAGTGATACAAGTACTGAAAGTGTCACACAATCATCTCGTCCTTAACTTTTGCATGAGACTGCCACACTCTCAAATGTACAGTGTTGTTCTTGCCAGAAACGAAAACCAATTAACGCCTGAAGATCTTGCcagtatacataatatattttctatgaaaaatCTTTCCACCTCTTCATTAAAACGAGTCTGTGAAAATTCAGCTTCCAACCTGAATTTCTCATTTTATTCTATGattgcatgtatttttatatttttgagatCGCAATAA